A genome region from Oncorhynchus gorbuscha isolate QuinsamMale2020 ecotype Even-year linkage group LG26, OgorEven_v1.0, whole genome shotgun sequence includes the following:
- the LOC124015829 gene encoding cilia- and flagella-associated protein 251-like isoform X1: MPHSSSLKLKPVPAEEEEKEALVKEEAEESVTMQKQVEVEAVTVKEEEKDVSVKEGEDSFRVKEEEEDGVLVKEEEREVTVSSNNEEEEETGYLGPVSQTHLKASDGFNDERALINTTLLSSEDSVRELLRNWL; encoded by the exons ATGCCTCATAGCTCCAGTCTCAAACTTAAGCCCGTTCCTgctgaagaagaggagaaggaagctCTCGTgaaagaggaggcagaggagtcTGTTACAATGCAAAAACAAGTAGAGGTTGAGGCTGTTactgtgaaagaagaagagaaagacgtttcagtTAAAGAAGGGGAAGActcgttcagagtgaaagaggaggaggaggacggcgTTTTAGTGAAAGAAGAGGAGCGGGAGGTGACTGTCTCATCGAacaatgaagaagaggaggaaactggatatctaggcccggtttcccaaacgcATCTTAAGGCGTCTGATGGTTTTAACGATGAACGGGCCCTGATTAACACAa CCTTACTCTCCTCTGAAGACTCAGTGAGAGAGCTGTTGAGGAACTGGTTATGA
- the LOC124015798 gene encoding zinc finger protein 664-like — protein sequence MSSLSYSPPAEEEVVCWTEKEALVKEEAEEKDVTIQKQVEGEAVNVKEEEDPFRVKEEEDVTVKEKEEDAVFGVEDEVKEDEDVFGMKDEEGEITVILEEDEEEKTGELINTSKYRERRDNRGSSGEPQQPCDAEEAEKSLSRSEHLNKHLQRSTGKRTHCCSDCGKRFTSSGITIHQRTHTGKKLYSCDQCGKSFGQSGELTVHQRTHTGEKPYSCDQCGKSFTTSSTLTLHQRIHTGEKPYSCDQCGKCFSQSGHLVLHQRTHTGDKPYRCDQCGNCFGRSDHLVSHQRTHTGEKPYSCDQCGKSFCQSGHLVSHQITHTGEKSLSCGQCGKCFGRSGSLNLHKRTHTGEKSYSCGQCGKSFGQSGVLTLHQRIHTGERPYSCDQCGKSFGRSGSLTLHKRTHTGEKSFCCDQCDKRYFDKRSLIKHKKIHT from the exons ATGAGCTCACTAAGCTACTCTCCTCCTGCTGAAGAAGAGgtggtctgctggacggagaaagaagctctcGTCAAAGAGGAGGCGGAAGAGAAAGAtgttacaatacaaaaacaagtagagggtgaggctgttaacgtgaaagaagaggaagaccccttcagagtgaaagaggaggaggatgttactgTAAAAGAAAAGGAGGAAGATGCAGTTTTTGGAGTGGAGGATGAAGTGAAAGAAGATGAAGACGTTTTTGGAATGAAGGATGAAGAGGGTGAGATTACTGTCATATTAGAGGAGGACGAAGAAGAGAAGACTGGAGAactgattaacaccagtaaatACA GAGAGAGACGTGACaatcgtggatcctctggggagcctcaacaaccttGTGATGctgaagaggcagagaagagtctctccagatcagaacacctcaaTAAACACCTGCAGAGATCCACAGGGAAGAGAactcactgctgctctgactgtgggaagagattcacctCATCAGGCATTAcaattcatcagagaacacacacaggaaagaaactttatagctgtgatcaatgtgggaagagttttggtcaATCTGGAGAGCTGACAgtgcaccagagaacacacacaggagagaaaccttatagctgtgatcaatgtgggaagagttttactacatctagcACTCTGACtttacaccagagaatacacacaggagagaaaccttatagctgtgatcaatgtgggaagtgtTTTAGTCAATCTGGCCATCTGGttttacaccagagaacacacacaggagataaaCCTTAtcgctgtgatcaatgtgggaattGTTTTGGTAGATCTGACCATCtggtatcacaccagagaacacacacaggagagaaaccttatagctgtgatcaatgtgggaagagtttttgtCAATCTGGCCATCTGGTATCACACCAgataacacacacaggagagaaatctcttagctgtggtcaatgtgggaagtGTTTTGGTAGATCTGGCTCTCTGAATCTacacaagagaacacacacaggagagaaatcttatagctgtggtcagtgtggaaagagttttggtCAATCTGGAGTGCTGACAttgcaccagagaatacacacaggagagcgaccttatagctgtgatcaatgtgggaagagttttggtagatctggctctctgactctgcacaagagaacacacacaggcgaGAAATCTTTTTGCTGTGATCAGTGTGACAAGAGATACTTTGATAAAAGATCTCTGATCAAACATAAGAAAATACATACATGA
- the LOC124015829 gene encoding cilia- and flagella-associated protein 251-like isoform X2, which translates to MPHSSSLKLKPVPAEEEEKEALVKEEAEESVTMQKQVEVEAVTVKEEEKDVSVKEGEDSFRVKEEEEDGVLVKEEEREVTVSSNNEEEEETGYLGPVSQTHLKASDGFNDERALINTRPEP; encoded by the exons ATGCCTCATAGCTCCAGTCTCAAACTTAAGCCCGTTCCTgctgaagaagaggagaaggaagctCTCGTgaaagaggaggcagaggagtcTGTTACAATGCAAAAACAAGTAGAGGTTGAGGCTGTTactgtgaaagaagaagagaaagacgtttcagtTAAAGAAGGGGAAGActcgttcagagtgaaagaggaggaggaggacggcgTTTTAGTGAAAGAAGAGGAGCGGGAGGTGACTGTCTCATCGAacaatgaagaagaggaggaaactggatatctaggcccggtttcccaaacgcATCTTAAGGCGTCTGATGGTTTTAACGATGAACGGGCCCTGATTAACACAa gacctgagccctag